One window of the Terriglobales bacterium genome contains the following:
- a CDS encoding thymidylate synthase, with translation MHITANTLDDLLRRVINKILKSGNATEPSRGKTNELIGVLLEITDPRARLSRTEGRSLLFGGLGELLWYLAGSKQLSFIRYYLPRYSEESDDGRTVHGAYGPRFFKMRGINQIQNVLDLLKNRPASRRAVIQLFDATDIEDIAHEHKNIPCTCTLQFMVRHGRLHMFTSMRSNDVFLGLPHDLFTFTMLQEIIARTLGVELGKYKHAVGSLHIYEKDRGKAEQFLKEGWQASVLMPSMPLEDPWKSIRKVLKAERAVRHNRGINIGRLGLEAYWEDIVRLLQIYSYAKKANADKIARLKKMMSSRIYDVYIEKKKQKATLQRVKRTKPIQEQLF, from the coding sequence ATGCACATAACCGCCAATACGCTAGACGACCTGCTTCGGCGGGTAATCAACAAAATTCTCAAGAGCGGAAATGCTACCGAGCCGAGTCGCGGCAAGACGAACGAACTGATCGGAGTCTTGCTTGAAATCACCGATCCTCGTGCGCGTCTCAGCCGAACGGAGGGACGAAGCCTCCTTTTTGGTGGCCTTGGTGAACTCTTGTGGTATTTGGCAGGAAGTAAGCAACTTAGCTTCATCCGCTATTACTTGCCCCGGTATTCCGAGGAATCGGATGATGGACGTACGGTTCATGGCGCGTATGGTCCTCGGTTTTTCAAAATGCGTGGTATCAATCAAATCCAGAATGTTCTCGACTTGCTAAAAAACAGGCCAGCCTCACGCCGTGCCGTAATTCAATTGTTTGATGCGACGGATATTGAGGATATTGCACATGAACACAAAAATATTCCGTGCACGTGCACGCTTCAATTCATGGTTCGTCACGGTCGTCTGCACATGTTCACCAGCATGCGCTCGAACGACGTATTCCTCGGCCTGCCCCACGATTTATTCACTTTCACGATGTTGCAGGAGATTATTGCCCGTACGCTCGGGGTCGAACTTGGAAAATACAAACATGCAGTTGGGAGTCTCCACATTTACGAAAAAGACAGAGGGAAGGCTGAACAATTTCTGAAAGAGGGGTGGCAGGCCTCGGTACTTATGCCGTCAATGCCGCTCGAAGACCCCTGGAAGTCTATCCGCAAGGTACTAAAGGCCGAGAGGGCTGTTCGTCATAACCGAGGGATCAACATTGGCAGACTCGGTCTTGAAGCTTATTGGGAAGACATCGTGCGCCTTCTGCAAATCTATTCGTACGCTAAGAAGGCGAATGCTGACAAGATCGCTCGACTAAAAAAAATGATGTCGAGTCGCATTTACGACGTTTACATTGAAAAAAAGAAACAAAAGGCTACTCTACAAAGAGTCAAAAGGACCAAGCCGATACAGGAGCAGCTGTTCTGA